From Bacillus pumilus, one genomic window encodes:
- a CDS encoding APC family permease, with the protein MNHLHRRMGTFALMMVGLGSIIGSGWLFGAWRAAQIAGPAAILSWLIGMVVILFIALSYSELGSMFPEAGGMVKYTQYSHGSFIGFIAAWANWIAIVSVIPVEAVASVQYMSSWPWEWAKWTSHLVTKGVLTTEGLMVASVLLVIYFLLNYWTVGLFSKANTFITVFKIVIPGLTIGALLFVGFHSENFTSGTSIAPNGWASVLTAVATSGIVFAFNGFQSPINMAGEAKNPGRSIPIAIVGSILIATVIYVLLQIAFIGAVDPSMIVNGWGHLNFNSPFADLAIALGINWLVLILYADAFVSPSGTGITYTATTSRMIYGMEKNKYMPSVLGRLHPIYGVPRPAMFFNLAVSFIFLFLFRGWGVLAEIISVATLISYLTGPVTVMTLRKTGTDLYRPLRIKGLSIIAPLGFVFASLTLYWARWPLTGQVLFIILIGLPIYFYYQAKAKWKGFGRNFKAGAWMVVYLLVMMTISCLGSDKFGGYNVIHYGWDMALITVVALLFYMWALKSGFETEFLEDAKKINDELRTSTQEAASSKE; encoded by the coding sequence ATGAATCATTTACATCGTAGAATGGGAACTTTCGCTTTAATGATGGTAGGTCTTGGCTCAATCATTGGTTCAGGATGGCTTTTCGGTGCTTGGCGTGCCGCTCAAATTGCCGGCCCTGCTGCTATTTTGTCCTGGTTGATTGGGATGGTCGTGATTTTATTTATCGCTTTGTCTTATAGTGAACTCGGATCGATGTTTCCAGAGGCAGGCGGAATGGTGAAATATACGCAATATTCACACGGCTCTTTTATCGGGTTTATTGCTGCTTGGGCAAACTGGATCGCTATTGTCTCCGTCATTCCGGTTGAGGCGGTGGCTTCTGTCCAGTATATGAGTTCATGGCCTTGGGAATGGGCAAAGTGGACAAGCCATTTGGTCACAAAAGGGGTGTTGACGACAGAAGGGCTCATGGTCGCCAGTGTGCTTCTTGTGATTTACTTTCTGCTCAATTATTGGACAGTAGGGTTATTTTCAAAAGCCAATACATTCATTACCGTGTTTAAAATTGTCATTCCAGGATTAACAATTGGTGCGCTCTTATTCGTAGGTTTTCATAGTGAGAATTTTACTTCTGGAACAAGTATTGCCCCTAACGGCTGGGCGAGTGTGCTGACAGCTGTTGCGACATCAGGAATTGTGTTTGCCTTCAATGGCTTCCAAAGCCCGATTAATATGGCGGGTGAGGCGAAAAATCCAGGCCGATCAATTCCGATTGCTATTGTTGGATCCATTTTGATTGCGACTGTGATTTATGTTCTTTTACAAATCGCCTTTATCGGTGCTGTCGATCCGTCCATGATTGTGAATGGATGGGGACATTTGAATTTTAACTCGCCATTTGCTGACCTTGCCATTGCGCTTGGGATTAACTGGCTGGTTCTGATTTTATATGCAGATGCGTTTGTATCACCTTCTGGTACAGGCATTACGTATACGGCGACGACATCCCGTATGATTTATGGAATGGAAAAAAACAAATACATGCCAAGTGTACTTGGTCGTCTGCACCCTATTTATGGCGTGCCTCGTCCAGCGATGTTTTTTAACTTAGCCGTATCGTTTATCTTTCTGTTTTTGTTTAGAGGCTGGGGTGTACTTGCGGAAATCATTTCTGTTGCGACACTTATTTCTTATTTGACAGGCCCAGTGACTGTCATGACACTGAGAAAGACAGGGACAGATTTATATCGTCCCCTTCGAATAAAAGGACTCAGCATTATTGCTCCTCTCGGTTTTGTCTTTGCGTCATTGACGCTGTATTGGGCGAGATGGCCGTTAACAGGTCAAGTGCTATTCATTATTCTCATCGGTCTTCCGATCTATTTTTACTATCAAGCAAAAGCGAAGTGGAAAGGCTTCGGCCGCAACTTCAAGGCGGGTGCTTGGATGGTCGTGTACTTACTTGTGATGATGACGATTTCCTGCCTTGGCAGTGACAAATTCGGCGGCTATAACGTCATTCATTATGGCTGGGACATGGCTCTTATTACAGTGGTTGCTCTGCTATTTTATATGTGGGCACTCAAAAGTGGATTTGAAACAGAATTTCTAGAGGATGCGAAAAAAATCAATGATGAGCTGCGTACTTCTACGCAAGAAGCCGCATCATCCAAAGAATAA
- the arr gene encoding NAD(+)--rifampin ADP-ribosyltransferase, which produces MNDNEQVLDPGPFFHGTKAELKIGDLLEPLYLSNFQDKKSNHIYFTGTLNAAKWGAELARSDAKERIYLVEPLGEFENDPNLTDKKFPGNPTRSYRSKSPLKIVAELGSWERHSDEEIEHMLSSLKKLSEEGKNVIYD; this is translated from the coding sequence ATGAATGACAATGAGCAGGTTTTAGATCCTGGCCCATTTTTTCATGGGACGAAAGCAGAATTGAAGATTGGAGATCTGCTTGAACCGCTGTATTTATCCAATTTTCAGGATAAAAAATCAAACCATATCTATTTCACTGGAACATTAAATGCGGCCAAATGGGGTGCTGAGTTAGCAAGGTCAGATGCGAAAGAGAGAATATATCTTGTAGAACCGTTAGGCGAGTTTGAAAATGATCCGAATTTGACTGACAAAAAATTTCCCGGCAATCCAACACGTTCTTATCGATCGAAATCCCCTTTGAAAATAGTCGCAGAATTAGGTTCATGGGAAAGACATTCTGATGAAGAAATTGAACATATGCTGAGCTCTTTGAAGAAATTAAGTGAAGAAGGAAAAAATGTCATATACGATTGA
- a CDS encoding BglG family transcription antiterminator encodes MMMTADPRTYQLIQRLFETKGFVKLEELTASFRLSDRSIRNLIKEANEQLKEAGAKIKTIRGKGYTLLTSDQDAFLLWLHQQKLPARSLVPVMPEERVRFMMRKLLLQPDYLKIDQLAEELFISRMTVSSDLKKGRELLARYGMTLVSKPGFGLKIEGDELQKRTCYADLLLEEEPALSHITEREQLHFPDISLETIRSIVLTNLHQESLLIKDIALKNLVIHLAIAIQQTRKNQRISASTTRTQKSQVLMRIAQKIIQQVSDTFHVILSEDETDYLVMHLLANQTWKEAAQHQTTVEVQQAVAVFLQHIEKTSGHRFADDNILQQDLMLHMKPLLNRIQYGVSLQNPLLHEIKASYPYPFDLAVSGLNALQLVRTPNEDEAAYVALHIAASFERSQLDTSQKKKAIIVCGSGLGTARLLEIKLKAAFQHELEIVELYSYQDYLMSTTLPCDVIITTVPLASKGKPVIQVSAFFEHHDVQRVNEIIHLLNGHGTPSKELMAFFQERLTLLNADLSSKDEVLDTLCSRLEEHQLVSPSFRSSVLEREQMSSTYLGRGMAMPHPLITNEGTSCVAIAHLKQPIDWQGDEVSLVFLLAIHKDDAACMNQFFEQAVDLLDNPNRIHSLKQANTFVELMDALFQ; translated from the coding sequence ATGATGATGACGGCAGATCCTCGAACCTATCAGCTGATTCAGCGGCTATTTGAAACGAAGGGGTTCGTGAAGCTGGAGGAGCTCACTGCCTCTTTTCGCTTATCTGACCGCTCCATCCGCAATTTAATCAAAGAAGCAAATGAGCAATTAAAGGAAGCTGGAGCCAAGATTAAAACGATCCGCGGAAAGGGATACACCCTATTAACGAGTGATCAAGACGCCTTTCTGCTTTGGCTTCATCAGCAGAAGCTTCCTGCCCGCTCTCTCGTCCCCGTCATGCCAGAAGAGCGTGTACGATTTATGATGAGAAAGCTATTGCTTCAACCGGATTACTTAAAAATTGACCAGCTGGCTGAAGAACTGTTTATCAGCCGCATGACAGTCAGCAGTGATTTAAAAAAAGGACGAGAGCTGTTAGCCCGATACGGCATGACCCTTGTGTCAAAACCTGGGTTTGGCTTAAAAATTGAGGGAGACGAGTTGCAAAAAAGAACATGCTATGCAGACTTACTCCTTGAGGAAGAGCCTGCACTTTCTCATATCACCGAGCGGGAGCAGCTCCATTTTCCTGATATTTCTCTTGAAACCATTCGATCTATTGTCCTGACGAACCTGCATCAAGAGTCATTGCTCATTAAAGACATTGCCTTAAAAAACTTAGTCATTCACTTAGCGATTGCGATTCAGCAGACACGAAAAAACCAGCGGATATCCGCCAGCACCACTCGTACACAAAAATCGCAAGTCTTAATGAGAATTGCCCAAAAGATCATACAGCAGGTAAGTGACACCTTTCACGTCATCTTATCAGAGGATGAAACAGATTACTTAGTGATGCATCTATTGGCGAATCAAACGTGGAAAGAAGCCGCCCAGCACCAGACGACAGTGGAAGTTCAGCAGGCGGTTGCGGTCTTTCTACAGCACATTGAGAAAACAAGCGGCCACCGCTTTGCAGATGACAACATCCTGCAGCAAGACTTGATGCTTCATATGAAGCCATTATTAAATCGAATCCAATATGGCGTATCCTTACAAAATCCGCTTTTGCATGAGATCAAAGCGTCCTATCCTTACCCGTTTGATTTGGCTGTCAGCGGACTGAATGCCTTACAGCTGGTACGGACGCCAAATGAAGACGAGGCGGCATATGTTGCCCTGCATATCGCTGCTTCATTTGAAAGAAGTCAGCTCGATACCTCGCAAAAAAAGAAAGCCATTATCGTGTGCGGGTCTGGACTAGGGACGGCAAGACTGCTTGAAATTAAATTGAAGGCAGCCTTTCAGCACGAACTGGAAATCGTCGAGCTGTATTCCTATCAGGATTATCTAATGAGTACCACCCTGCCCTGTGATGTCATCATTACAACCGTCCCACTCGCATCAAAGGGAAAACCCGTGATTCAGGTCAGCGCTTTTTTTGAACATCATGATGTACAGCGGGTAAATGAGATCATTCATTTATTAAATGGACATGGGACTCCCTCTAAAGAGCTGATGGCATTTTTTCAAGAACGATTGACCTTATTAAATGCTGACCTATCCAGCAAGGACGAGGTATTAGACACACTATGCAGCCGTCTAGAGGAGCATCAGCTAGTATCGCCTTCTTTTCGGTCCTCGGTGCTTGAGCGGGAGCAAATGTCGTCTACCTATCTTGGCAGAGGAATGGCTATGCCACACCCGCTCATCACAAATGAAGGCACCTCCTGCGTAGCCATCGCACACTTAAAACAGCCAATTGACTGGCAGGGAGATGAAGTATCACTTGTCTTTTTATTAGCCATTCATAAGGATGACGCAGCCTGCATGAATCAATTCTTTGAACAAGCCGTCGATTTACTGGACAATCCAAACCGCATTCACTCCTTGAAGCAAGCAAACACATTTGTTGAGTTGATGGATGCGTTGTTTCAATAA
- the licT gene encoding BglG family transcription antiterminator LicT → MQIQKVLNNNVISVIDEQGKEIVVMGRGIAFKRRPGDPVDESLIDKVFRLEDHSVHERMKMLLLEVPYDVVKVTEEMIQYAHTKLNRRLNESLHVSLADHIHYAIERLKKNHLIENSLIWEIKRLYKDEFLVAKDCLEMIEERLHIELPEDEAGFIAMHIINAELNEDMNTTVNITKEVNAILTIVKYHLNMEFDEDSLNFYRFLTHLRFFVQRLMNETMLVSEDHDLYQLIKVKYPKAYECAKKIAEYVYQTYHRDLTSEEMLYLSIHLNRLIKREK, encoded by the coding sequence TTGCAGATACAAAAAGTTCTAAACAATAATGTCATTAGTGTGATAGATGAACAAGGGAAAGAAATCGTCGTCATGGGGAGAGGTATCGCGTTCAAGCGGCGACCCGGGGACCCGGTAGACGAGTCGTTAATCGATAAAGTCTTTCGACTAGAGGATCATTCCGTTCATGAGCGGATGAAAATGCTGCTTCTGGAGGTTCCGTATGATGTGGTCAAGGTAACCGAAGAAATGATTCAATATGCACATACAAAGCTGAACCGAAGATTAAACGAAAGTCTGCATGTATCGCTCGCAGACCATATTCATTACGCCATCGAACGATTGAAGAAAAATCACCTCATTGAGAATTCGCTCATTTGGGAGATTAAACGCTTATACAAAGATGAATTTCTTGTGGCAAAGGACTGTCTTGAGATGATTGAAGAGCGTCTTCATATTGAACTGCCTGAGGATGAAGCAGGCTTTATTGCGATGCATATCATTAATGCAGAGCTCAATGAGGACATGAATACAACGGTCAATATCACAAAAGAAGTAAACGCCATTCTCACCATTGTGAAATATCATCTCAATATGGAATTTGATGAAGATTCGCTCAACTTTTATCGTTTTCTCACGCATTTACGCTTTTTCGTCCAGCGTCTGATGAACGAAACAATGCTTGTCAGCGAAGATCATGACTTGTATCAGCTAATCAAGGTAAAATATCCGAAGGCATACGAATGTGCAAAGAAAATCGCAGAATATGTCTATCAAACCTATCACCGAGATCTCACATCAGAGGAGATGCTGTATCTATCCATTCATTTGAATCGATTGATCAAACGAGAAAAATAA
- a CDS encoding glycoside hydrolase family 1 protein, which yields MRYSTLAPFPKDFFWGGSTSAYQVEGAWNEDGKGPSVIDMRASYPEGTTDFKVASDHYHRYKEDVKMFAEMGLKAYRFSIAWTRIIPDGDGEINQKGIEFYHSLIDELRRYDIEPIVTMYHFDLPHALQVKGGWSNRATVDAFERYAEVLFKEYGHKVNYWLTINEQNMMILHGSALGTLDPNLENPKKELYQQNHHMLVAQAKAMTLCHRLLPEAKIGPAPNIALIYPASPKPEDVLAAANYNAIRNWLYLDMAVFGRYNNLAWAYMKEKDILPVIEEGDMDILKSAKPDFIAFNYYTSQTVEASKGDGNDEFARGGDQHLKSGEDGVYKGGNNPFLSKNAFGWEIDPVGFRSTMREIYDRYQLPLIITENGLGAFDKLEEDGSIQDDYRIDYLEKHIEQIKWAITDGVEVFGYCPWSAIDLISTHQGCSKRYGFIYVNRDEFDLKDLKRIRKKSSYWYEILIQQNGENIGK from the coding sequence ATGAGATATTCAACACTAGCACCATTTCCAAAGGACTTTTTCTGGGGCGGATCTACTTCCGCCTATCAAGTAGAAGGTGCGTGGAACGAGGATGGCAAGGGGCCTTCTGTCATTGATATGAGAGCAAGTTACCCTGAAGGGACAACGGATTTTAAAGTCGCAAGCGATCACTATCACCGCTATAAAGAGGATGTGAAGATGTTTGCAGAAATGGGTTTAAAGGCTTATCGCTTCTCTATTGCATGGACACGGATCATTCCAGATGGAGATGGGGAGATCAACCAAAAGGGGATTGAATTCTATCATTCTCTCATCGATGAATTGCGCCGCTATGATATTGAACCAATCGTGACAATGTATCATTTTGATCTGCCTCATGCGCTTCAAGTAAAAGGCGGTTGGTCAAATCGTGCGACAGTAGATGCGTTTGAACGTTATGCAGAGGTTCTCTTTAAGGAATATGGCCATAAGGTAAACTATTGGCTGACCATTAATGAACAAAACATGATGATCTTACATGGATCGGCGCTCGGTACACTTGATCCAAATTTAGAAAATCCAAAAAAAGAACTGTATCAGCAGAACCACCATATGCTCGTAGCTCAGGCGAAAGCCATGACGCTTTGTCATCGTTTGCTGCCTGAAGCGAAAATTGGACCAGCACCAAATATTGCGCTCATTTATCCGGCATCTCCAAAGCCTGAGGATGTGCTTGCTGCGGCGAATTACAATGCGATCCGCAACTGGCTTTATCTTGATATGGCAGTCTTCGGCCGTTATAACAACCTTGCTTGGGCTTATATGAAAGAAAAAGACATTCTTCCTGTTATTGAAGAGGGAGATATGGATATTTTGAAAAGTGCGAAGCCAGACTTCATTGCCTTTAACTACTACACTTCGCAAACAGTTGAAGCGAGTAAAGGAGATGGCAACGATGAATTTGCACGCGGCGGAGATCAGCATTTAAAATCTGGTGAAGATGGCGTATACAAAGGCGGCAACAACCCGTTCTTAAGTAAAAATGCGTTTGGCTGGGAGATTGACCCTGTCGGCTTCCGTTCAACGATGCGCGAGATTTATGACCGCTATCAGCTGCCGCTTATTATTACAGAAAACGGATTGGGTGCTTTCGACAAGTTAGAAGAAGATGGTTCGATTCAGGATGATTATCGAATTGACTATTTAGAAAAGCATATCGAACAAATCAAATGGGCGATCACAGACGGCGTCGAGGTCTTCGGATACTGCCCGTGGTCCGCCATCGACTTAATCAGCACACACCAAGGATGCTCCAAGCGCTACGGGTTCATCTACGTCAACCGCGACGAATTTGACCTAAAAGACCTCAAACGAATTCGTAAAAAGAGCTCTTATTGGTACGAAATCTTGATTCAGCAAAATGGAGAGAACATCGGGAAGTAA
- a CDS encoding beta-glucoside-specific PTS transporter subunit IIABC — MSYRQLAEDIIKHIGTEKNVHSLVHCATRLRFTLHDRSKADKAAIEKLNGVVTVMESGGQFQVVIGNTVPEVYREIGEFTNLLEDSTSSSAKSGGESTSLFGKFVDIVSGIFTPLLGVMAGAGILKGLLGICINAKWLSPEDTSYQILFAASDSLFYFLPLLLAFTSARKFKANPFVAVTIAGALIYPTIQELSKGGGDVTFFGIPVVLMSYTSTVIPIILAVFVMGYIERFFNKVIHESVKNFITPLILLVTVVPLTLIVFGPFGVYAGNGIAAVLLKIFSFSPTLAGALIAMAWQVLVIFGIHWGLVPVILNNIAVHGKDHIKPATAPAVFSQAGASIGVMLKTKNKKLKSLAGSTAVSAVFGITEPAVYGVTLRLKKPFIAAVISAGVGGAIIGYSQSIAIASGLPSLLTLPIFYGQGFTGFIIGISVSFVLSIVLTYLIGFKDPVDEDDTPAPISAPTMENEHGVKAAHVKSPLKGEVIKLEEVQDKAFSSGALGKGAAIIPSEGKLFAPVSGVVTTVFPTGHAYGLTSESGAEVLIHIGLDTVQLGGQHFAPKVVQGQTITEGELLAEFDIEAIQAFGLSVTTPVIITNSGEFSDIIETEVRQITPGQSFLHLV, encoded by the coding sequence ATGAGTTATCGTCAATTAGCAGAAGACATTATCAAACACATTGGCACAGAGAAAAACGTTCATTCACTGGTCCATTGCGCTACAAGACTTCGCTTCACATTACATGACCGATCAAAAGCAGACAAAGCAGCCATTGAAAAATTAAATGGTGTTGTAACCGTCATGGAAAGCGGCGGCCAATTTCAAGTAGTCATTGGCAATACAGTACCAGAGGTTTATCGAGAAATTGGGGAGTTTACGAATCTATTAGAGGATTCCACTTCTTCATCTGCAAAATCAGGTGGAGAGAGTACAAGCCTTTTCGGAAAATTCGTCGACATTGTCTCTGGTATTTTCACACCACTTCTCGGTGTCATGGCGGGTGCTGGTATTTTAAAAGGTCTATTAGGTATCTGTATCAATGCGAAATGGTTATCACCTGAAGATACGTCGTACCAAATTTTATTTGCTGCGTCTGACAGCTTGTTCTACTTCCTGCCACTACTGCTCGCATTTACTTCTGCTAGGAAGTTTAAAGCGAATCCGTTTGTCGCTGTGACGATTGCTGGTGCACTCATTTACCCAACCATTCAAGAGTTGTCAAAAGGCGGCGGAGATGTGACCTTCTTCGGGATTCCGGTCGTCTTAATGTCTTATACATCGACGGTTATTCCAATCATTTTGGCAGTGTTTGTCATGGGATATATCGAACGTTTCTTTAACAAAGTCATTCATGAAAGTGTCAAAAACTTTATTACACCACTGATTTTACTTGTCACGGTTGTTCCGCTGACACTCATTGTATTCGGCCCATTTGGTGTGTATGCAGGGAACGGCATTGCAGCTGTCTTGCTGAAAATATTCTCCTTTAGTCCTACACTTGCAGGTGCTTTAATTGCGATGGCATGGCAGGTTCTCGTGATCTTCGGTATCCACTGGGGTCTAGTGCCAGTGATTTTAAATAATATCGCCGTCCATGGAAAAGATCATATCAAGCCGGCTACTGCGCCAGCTGTATTCTCACAAGCCGGTGCCTCAATCGGTGTTATGCTGAAAACAAAGAATAAAAAACTGAAATCATTGGCTGGATCGACAGCGGTTTCTGCCGTGTTTGGGATTACAGAGCCAGCTGTATACGGGGTCACGCTTCGTTTGAAAAAACCATTTATTGCAGCCGTTATCTCTGCCGGTGTCGGCGGTGCGATCATCGGTTATTCACAAAGTATTGCGATTGCGTCAGGGCTTCCAAGTTTACTGACACTTCCGATTTTCTACGGACAAGGCTTTACAGGGTTCATCATCGGAATCTCGGTCTCGTTTGTTCTATCCATCGTCTTGACTTATTTGATTGGATTTAAGGATCCAGTAGATGAAGATGACACGCCAGCACCGATTTCCGCACCAACAATGGAAAACGAACATGGGGTCAAAGCAGCTCATGTGAAGAGTCCTTTAAAAGGCGAGGTGATCAAGCTGGAGGAAGTGCAGGATAAGGCATTCTCATCTGGTGCACTAGGAAAGGGTGCAGCCATCATTCCATCAGAAGGCAAGCTGTTTGCACCAGTATCAGGAGTCGTGACAACGGTGTTCCCAACAGGCCATGCGTACGGCCTCACCTCTGAAAGCGGAGCAGAAGTGCTCATTCACATTGGACTGGATACCGTCCAATTAGGCGGTCAGCATTTTGCCCCGAAGGTCGTACAGGGGCAAACCATCACAGAAGGTGAACTGCTTGCAGAATTTGATATTGAAGCCATCCAAGCTTTCGGCCTTTCCGTCACAACACCAGTGATTATTACCAATTCAGGTGAGTTTAGCGATATCATAGAAACAGAAGTAAGACAAATCACACCAGGACAATCATTTTTACATCTCGTTTAA
- a CDS encoding ROK family protein yields the protein MRIGGIEAGGTKFVCGYGTTDGTIEHMTSFATGNPIETCRQVIDYFTKHPVDAIGIGAFGPVDVKEQSPSYGTILDTPKTAWRQFPFLSTLKQALGLPMKLDTDVNCAALGEARFSVEARKPASLVYITVGTGIGGGAYIEHRLIHGLLHPEMGHITVQRHPHDSYGGCCPIHHDCLEGLASGPAIEGRYHTLAQMLPEEHPAWSLHAYYLGQMTANLLLTLSPERIILGGGVMKQPAMLPLILDETEKRLHGYLQLPKPLNEIITKPSFDGLSGLMGAIALGTDALQAQGAAQ from the coding sequence ATGCGAATTGGAGGCATTGAAGCAGGCGGAACAAAATTTGTCTGCGGCTACGGAACAACAGACGGAACGATTGAACACATGACTTCCTTTGCAACAGGAAACCCAATTGAAACATGCCGGCAAGTGATCGATTACTTTACAAAGCATCCTGTCGATGCCATTGGCATTGGGGCATTCGGGCCTGTCGATGTAAAAGAACAAAGCCCAAGCTATGGGACGATTTTAGATACACCAAAAACAGCCTGGCGCCAATTCCCTTTCCTCTCAACCTTAAAACAAGCCCTTGGGCTCCCGATGAAGCTCGATACCGATGTGAACTGTGCAGCACTCGGAGAAGCCCGCTTTTCGGTCGAAGCACGAAAGCCTGCTTCTTTGGTTTACATCACAGTTGGAACAGGAATAGGCGGCGGTGCCTATATTGAACACCGCCTCATTCACGGATTATTGCATCCAGAAATGGGTCATATCACCGTTCAGCGGCATCCTCATGATTCCTACGGAGGCTGCTGCCCAATACATCACGACTGTTTAGAGGGACTGGCATCTGGACCTGCCATAGAAGGACGCTATCATACACTGGCGCAAATGCTGCCAGAGGAGCATCCTGCCTGGTCACTTCATGCCTACTATCTCGGGCAGATGACCGCCAATTTATTACTCACTCTTTCACCAGAGCGCATCATTCTCGGCGGAGGTGTGATGAAACAGCCCGCTATGCTGCCGCTCATTCTTGATGAAACAGAAAAGCGGCTTCACGGGTATTTGCAGCTGCCAAAGCCTTTAAATGAAATTATCACCAAGCCATCCTTTGATGGATTATCTGGTTTAATGGGCGCAATCGCTCTTGGTACTGATGCCTTACAGGCGCAAGGAGCCGCGCAATGA